A stretch of Aedes aegypti strain LVP_AGWG chromosome 2, AaegL5.0 Primary Assembly, whole genome shotgun sequence DNA encodes these proteins:
- the LOC5570733 gene encoding SRSF protein kinase 3, which translates to MNTKSDTNRHVLTIQAKKKRHKAAKKKAKQQAAAAAAAAQNQQQREQSQVSSDNEMNPVPVNDNQQQQQQYSSLNSSNKKNSSSNESIDDPDERLLDDAEGYSSDEREGEQEGREDYCRGGYHPVKLGDLFLQRYHVIRKLGWGHFSTVWLSWDLEEKRYVALKIVKSAQHFTDTAKDEIQILKSIRNADPADPKRNKTVQLLNDFRITGVNGTHICMVFEVLGHNLLKLILKSNYRGIPVPNVKSIIRQVLEGLDYLHSKCKVIHTDIKPENVLLCVDESYIRKLACEATELHTMGCRLPYSLISAAPPQFQEQPISQNMSKTKKKKLKKKAKMQTELIRQQMEHIQKLEFGSLENGDVDASLKENQVDCESPIASPESPRLLNGDRSGSVSSGDEDEPSPKSASKPNATSNTSATPSPDQSASNNNDDSITEKASSSPLPIASSSDPASSSNKLDISASMRRILSRVKERKDPTFEVCDVEVKIADLGNACWVDKHFTEDIQTRQYRSLEVIIGSGYNTSADIWSTACMAFEMATGDYLFEPHSGDNYCRDDDHIAHIIELLGPIPKRIALSGRMSNHAFNSKGELRNITGLKPWGLVEVLREKYDWKLEEAIEFSDFLTPMLDYDPKNRATAAECLAHSWLKH; encoded by the coding sequence ATGAACACAAAATCCGACACCAATCGGCATGTACTAACGATTCAGGCGAAAAAGAAGCGTCATAAGGCAGCGAAGAAAAAGGCCAAACAACAGGCGGCCGCAGCGGCAGCAGCAGCTCAGAACCAGCAGCAGAGGGAGCAAAGCCAGGTGTCTTCCGATAATGAGATGAATCCGGTTCCGGTGAATGACaatcaacaacagcagcagcagtattCGAGCTTAAATAGCAGTAATAAGAAGAACAGCAGCTCGAATGAGAGCATCGACGATCCGGACGAGAGGCTGCTGGATGACGCTGAAGGCTACAGTAGTGATGAAAGGGAAGGCGAACAGGAAGGCCGAGAGGATTACTGTCGGGGTGGTTACCATCCGGTAAAATTAGGAGATTTGTTCCTGCAGCGCTATCATGTCATCCGGAAACTTGGGTGGGGTCACTTTTCTACGGTGTGGCTCAGTTGGGATCTGGAGGAGAAACGATACGTTGCTCTGAAGATTGTCAAATCTGCACAGCATTTCACCGATACGGCAAAGGATgagattcaaattttgaaatcgaTACGAAATGCCGACCCGGCCGATCCGAAACGGAACAAAACGGTTCAGCTGTTGAACGATTTCCGAATAACCGGAGTGAATGGCACTCACATTTGCATGGTGTTCGAAGTGCTGGGGCACAATCTGTTAAAGTTGATTCTGAAGAGCAATTACCGAGGAATTCCAGTGCCTAATGTCAAGTCTATCATCCGACAGGTGCTGGAAGGATTAGACTATCTGCACTCGAAATGCAAAGTGATTCACACCGACATCAAGCCGGAGAATGTCCTGCTCTGCGTGGACGAAAGCTACATCCGAAAGTTGGCCTGCGAAGCTACGGAACTTCACACGATGGGATGTCGTCTGCCGTATTCCTTGATTTCAGCTGCCCCGCCACAATTCCAGGAGCAGCCAATTAGCCAAAACATGAGCAAGACCAAgaagaaaaagctcaaaaagaaGGCCAAAATGCAAACGGAACTCATCCGGCAGCAGATGGAGCACATCCAGAAGCTTGAATTCGGTAGTTTAGAGAACGGAGATGTGGACGCCAGTTTGAAGGAAAATCAGGTTGATTGTGAATCTCCGATAGCCTCACCGGAAAGCCCTCGGCTTCTGAATGGGGACCGATCCGGATCCGTATCGTCCGGCGATGAAGATGAACCATCTCCCAAATCGGCCTCCAAACCAAACGCCACCTCCAACACTTCCGCCACGCCCAGTCCGGATCAGTCCGCTTCCAACAACAATGACGACTCGATTACCGAGAAAGCTTCCTCATCACCTCTCCCGATTGCCTCATCCTCAGATCCTGCCTCATCTAGCAACAAGTTGGATATCAGCGCTTCGATGCGTCGGATCTTGTCCCGGGTGAAAGAACGCAAAGACCCGACCTTCGAAGTGTGCGACGTCGAAGTCAAGATTGCCGACTTGGGCAATGCATGTTGGGTGGACAAACACTTCACCGAGGACATCCAAACTCGGCAGTATCGCTCCCTGGAAGTAATCATCGGATCGGGGTACAACACTTCGGCTGACATCTGGAGCACAGCTTGCATGGCATTCgaaatggccaccggagattaTCTGTTCGAGCCGCACTCGGGCGATAACTATTGCCGCGACGACGATCATATTGCCCACATCATCGAACTGCTTGGTCCCATCCCGAAGCGGATTGCCCTGTCCGGTCGGATGTCCAACCATGCGTTCAACTCGAAGGGTGAGCTGCGGAACATCACCGGGCTCAAGCCGTGGGgcctcgtcgaagtgctgcggGAAAAGTACGACTGGAAGCTAGAGGAAGCGATCGAGTTTAGTGATTTCCTGACGCCGATGTTGGATTACGACCCGAAGAACCGAGCGACCGCAGCTGAGTGTCTGGCGCATTCTTGGCTGAAGCACTAA